From the Primulina tabacum isolate GXHZ01 chromosome 15, ASM2559414v2, whole genome shotgun sequence genome, one window contains:
- the LOC142527345 gene encoding protein CASPARIAN STRIP INTEGRITY FACTOR 1-like, with amino-acid sequence MKIILIKKISLLLLLLSAALFSTSLAGRLRKSGESKKVSTTDDEEMKSWGQLRKERILKVKTNDYGIYDPAPALVKPPFKLIPHNRHYLYKSPPFNIKLII; translated from the exons atgaaaatcaTTCTTATCAAGAAAATCAgcctcctcctcctccttcTATCTGCAGCTCTCTTTTCGACTTCGTTAGCAG GGCGACTGCGTAAATCAGGGGAGTCGAAGAAAGTGAGCACGACTGATGATGAG GAAATGAAATCATGGGGGCAACTACGCAAAGAGAGAATTCTTAAAGTGAAAACAAACGACTATGGCATATACGATCCGGCCCCCGCACTCGTCAAGCCTCCTTTCAAACTCATTCCCCATAATCGTcattatttatataaatcaCCCCCTTTTAATATTAAACtcatcatataa
- the LOC142526327 gene encoding 26S proteasome regulatory subunit S10B homolog B-like, which produces MASESDDGGSRKSAIADYRKKLLNHKELEGRVRSVIVKASSGPRYVVGCRNKVDREKLTAGTRVVLDMTTLTIMRALPREVDPGNVSYSVVGGLSDQIRERRESIELPLMNPELFLRVGIKPPKATNYLLTVVTLWMTFMFIWILSSSITWIILGCTSIWTSWNWKDIVGQSIEINVQCVCIFF; this is translated from the exons ATGGCAAGCGAGAGCGACGACGGAGGAAGCCGGAAATCGGCGATAGCGGATTACCGGAAGAAGCTTCTTAATCATAAAGAACTCGAAGGCCGCGTTCGATCCG TTATAGTGAAAGCCAGCAGCGGACCAAGGTATGTGGTGGGCTGCCGCAATAAGGTTGATAGAGAGAAACTTACTGCAGGCACGAGGGTTGTTCTTGATATGACCACGCTCACAATCATGCGAGCGCTTCCTCGTGAG GTTGATCCTGGAAATGTGAGTTATTCTGTTGTGGGTGGTCTTTCAGATCAAATCCGAGAACGAAGAGAATCTATAGAATTACCTTTAATGAACCCTGAACTATTTCTGAGGGTTGGCATTAAACCTCCAAAGGCAACTAACTACCTGTTGACTGTTGTGACGCTGTGGATGACTTTCATGTTTATTTGGATTTTGAGTTCGTCCATCACATGGATAATTTTAGGGTGTACTTCTATATGGACCTCCTGGAACTGGAAAGACATTGTTGGCCAGAGCATTGAAATTAATGTTCAATGCGTATgcatatttttctag
- the LOC142526326 gene encoding bifunctional phosphatase IMPL2, chloroplastic-like isoform X2, whose protein sequence is MHTHLLQMLSYSNLLSLHHSANNNTFTLRAFPQFLVSRRDFSLNFGSIGVNSSKMSSFDAVSVDSYVCRNHSYGVQSAGIEFDSFDLDRFADVGNQLADAAGDVIRKYFRKSFDILDKEDLSPVTIADQAAEESMVQIIQEKFPSHAIYGEEKGWRCKEEVADYVWVLDPIDGTKSFITGKPLFGTLIALLHEGRPILGIIDQPVLRERWIGLRGRKSTLNGQEISTRNCLQLSKAYLYTTSPHLFSGDAEVAFTRVRSKVKVPLYGCDCYAYALLSSGYVDLVIESGLKPYDFLPLIPVIEGAGGVITDWKGNQLHWEASANSHATSFNVVAAGDKKVHQESLDVLQWH, encoded by the exons ATGCACACTCATCTTCTTCAAATGCTCTCGTACTCTAATTTACTCTCTTTACACCATTCTGCAAACAATAATACCTTCACCCTTCGCGCATTTCCGCAATTTCTGGTCTCTCGTCGTGATTTTTCCCTAAATTTTGGCTCGATTGGGGTGAATTCAAGTAAAATGTCGTCATTTGATGCTGTTTCCGTTGATTCCTATGTTTGTAGGAATCATAGTTATGGCGTTCAGAGTGCGGGTATTGAATTCGACAGTTTTGACCTGGATCGCTTCGCTGACGTCGGCAATCAGCTTGCTGACGCCGCAGGGGATGTCATCCGCAAATATTTTCGGAAAAGCTTTGACATTCTGGACAAAGAGGATTTga GTCCTGTGACGATTGCTGATCAAGCTGCAGAGGAGTCTATGGTTCAAATTATTCAAGAGAAATTTCCTTCTCATGCAAT atatgGAGAGGAGAAAGGATGGAGGTGCAAAGAAGAGGTTGCGGACTATGTTTGGGTTTTGGATCCGATAGATGGAACAAAAAGTTTTATAACTG gtAAACCCTTATTTGGAACTTTAATTGCTCTACTCCATGAAGGTAGACCG ATCCTCGGCATTATTGACCAACCCGTTCTGAGAGAGAGATGGATTGGCTTAAGAGGAAGGAAATCTACTTTGAATGGGCAGGAAATCTCCACTCGCAACTGTTTACAGCTCTCAAAGGCCTACTT GTACACAACTAGCCCACATTTATTCAGTGGAGATGCTGAAGTGGCCTTTACTCGAGTAAGGAGTAAG GTGAAAGTGCCTCTATATGGCTGTGATTGTTATGCCTATGCCTTGTTATCCTCAGGTTACGTAGATTTAGTGATAGAGTCGGGTCTCAAG CCATACGATTTCCTTCCCCTGATACCTGTGATTGAAGGTGCTGGTGGAGTTATAACTGATTGGAAAGGCAATCAACTTCACTGGGAAGCTTCTGCAAACTCACATGCCACGA GTTTTAATGTAGTGGCAGCAGGGGATAAAAAGGTTCATCAAGAATCTCTGGACGTTCTACAGTGGCACTAA
- the LOC142527190 gene encoding uncharacterized protein LOC142527190, whose product MGAVCCVAAKSRTITNGPSSETVQRHARYSPSWSFRRDNRGRVAGEEIPANCLHGGGGGNSRVDVKSGTPVETAFASDEGSPLDSFRSPAWQNHPAVTGGNTVVLRFPSSDQAISRGLVEVKEPTESPSISCTSPIKFSPAAPSVSSLSTSPLSSQGHVVPPNLTPSRWHNRSPGRLLLRQVSDSRIPEYKSPTFSISEEASSFIPPAWGNDSNRGSNGGSSDSWSIPGFSELMTNRKERLSFDSETSGFGRDKNTRSVGHSGSPSLDLQTCGVCSKLLTERSSFRWSSHISSNELAVVSVLTCGHVYHSECLENMTPEINKYDPDCPVCIFGEKRVMKMSEKALKAELGSKARKRLKKLVVDSDLNRNFIFDRHRNSEVEGRSPKMSSSSSMKSSQGKPFLRRPFSFNFKIPRFMSENQSTRKKVFFWGRSMSENQSIKN is encoded by the exons ATGGGGGCAGTTTGTTGTGTTGCAGCTAAGAGTAGAACTATAACGAATGGACCTTCAAGTGAAACTGTGCAGAGGCATGCTCGCTATTCACCATCCTGGAGTTTTCGACGTGATAATCGTGGACGGGTGGCTGGGGAAGAGATACCTGCGAATTGTTTACAtggtggaggtggtggaaacAGTCGAGTGGATGTCAAATCTGGTACACCTGTCGAAACTGCATTTGCTTCTGATGAGGGCAGTCCGTTGGATAGTTTTCGATCACCTGCGTGGCAAAACCACCCCGCAGTTACTGGAGGAAATACCGTGGTTTTAAGGTTTCCATCTTCTG ATCAAGCTATCTCACGTggtctggtggag GTGAAGGAGCCAACAGAATCCCCATCTATTTCATGTACATCACCTATTAAGTTCTCTCCTGCGGCACCTTCCGTCTCATCTCTTTCAACATCTCCTTTGTCTTCCCAAGGTCATGTTGTTCCTCCGAACTTGACTCCTTCCAGATGGCATAACCGTTCTCCTGGACGTCTGCTATTACGCCAAGTATCTGATAGCCGAATTCCAGAATACAAATCACCAACATTCTCAATTTCAGAAGAGGCATCTTCTTTTATTCCCCCTGCTTGGGGTAATGATTCGAACCGGGGCTCTAATGGCGGGTCATCTGACAGTTGGTCAATCCCTGGCTTCTCTGAGCTCATGACTAATCGGAAAGAAAGGTTGTCTTTTGATAGTGAAACCTCAGGATTCGGTCGAGACAAAAATACCCGTTCTGTTGGGCATTCAGGATCTCCTTCTTTGGATCTCCAAACTTGTGGTGTTTGTTCGAAACTTTTAACCGAGAGATCTTCATTTCGGTGGAGCAGCCATATATCCTCCAACGAACTAGCTGTTGTTTCTGTATTAACTTGTGGACATGTTTACCATTCTGAATGCCTGGAAAATATGACTCCTGAAATCAACAAATATGACCCAGATTGCCCAGTGTGTATTTTCGGGGAGAAACGTGTCATGAAGATGTCTGAAAAGGCATTGAAAGCTGAACTAGGTTCAAAGGCTAGAAAGCGTTTGAAAAAACTTGTTGTCGACAGTGATCTCAACCGTAATTTTATATTTGATCGGCATAGAAATAGTGAAGTTGAAGGAAGGAGTCCCAAGATGAGCTCAAGTTCGAGCATGAAGAGCTCACAAGGAAAGCCTTTTCTCAGGCGACCTTTCTCATTCAACTTCAAGATCCCTCGATTCAtgtctgaaaatcaatctactcgaAAAAAGGTTTTTTTCTGGGGAAGATCGATGTCTGAAAATCAATCCATCAAGAACTGA
- the LOC142526326 gene encoding bifunctional phosphatase IMPL2, chloroplastic-like isoform X1 produces the protein MHTHLLQMLSYSNLLSLHHSANNNTFTLRAFPQFLVSRRDFSLNFGSIGVNSSKMSSFDAVSVDSYVCRNHSYGVQSAGIEFDSFDLDRFADVGNQLADAAGDVIRKYFRKSFDILDKEDLSPVTIADQAAEESMVQIIQEKFPSHAIYGEEKGWRCKEEVADYVWVLDPIDGTKSFITGKPLFGTLIALLHEGRPILGIIDQPVLRERWIGLRGRKSTLNGQEISTRNCLQLSKAYLSVHPFSLTDLYSLKYTTSPHLFSGDAEVAFTRVRSKVKVPLYGCDCYAYALLSSGYVDLVIESGLKPYDFLPLIPVIEGAGGVITDWKGNQLHWEASANSHATSFNVVAAGDKKVHQESLDVLQWH, from the exons ATGCACACTCATCTTCTTCAAATGCTCTCGTACTCTAATTTACTCTCTTTACACCATTCTGCAAACAATAATACCTTCACCCTTCGCGCATTTCCGCAATTTCTGGTCTCTCGTCGTGATTTTTCCCTAAATTTTGGCTCGATTGGGGTGAATTCAAGTAAAATGTCGTCATTTGATGCTGTTTCCGTTGATTCCTATGTTTGTAGGAATCATAGTTATGGCGTTCAGAGTGCGGGTATTGAATTCGACAGTTTTGACCTGGATCGCTTCGCTGACGTCGGCAATCAGCTTGCTGACGCCGCAGGGGATGTCATCCGCAAATATTTTCGGAAAAGCTTTGACATTCTGGACAAAGAGGATTTga GTCCTGTGACGATTGCTGATCAAGCTGCAGAGGAGTCTATGGTTCAAATTATTCAAGAGAAATTTCCTTCTCATGCAAT atatgGAGAGGAGAAAGGATGGAGGTGCAAAGAAGAGGTTGCGGACTATGTTTGGGTTTTGGATCCGATAGATGGAACAAAAAGTTTTATAACTG gtAAACCCTTATTTGGAACTTTAATTGCTCTACTCCATGAAGGTAGACCG ATCCTCGGCATTATTGACCAACCCGTTCTGAGAGAGAGATGGATTGGCTTAAGAGGAAGGAAATCTACTTTGAATGGGCAGGAAATCTCCACTCGCAACTGTTTACAGCTCTCAAAGGCCTACTTGTCTGTCCATCCTTTTTCCTTAACTGATCTTTATTCGCTAAA GTACACAACTAGCCCACATTTATTCAGTGGAGATGCTGAAGTGGCCTTTACTCGAGTAAGGAGTAAG GTGAAAGTGCCTCTATATGGCTGTGATTGTTATGCCTATGCCTTGTTATCCTCAGGTTACGTAGATTTAGTGATAGAGTCGGGTCTCAAG CCATACGATTTCCTTCCCCTGATACCTGTGATTGAAGGTGCTGGTGGAGTTATAACTGATTGGAAAGGCAATCAACTTCACTGGGAAGCTTCTGCAAACTCACATGCCACGA GTTTTAATGTAGTGGCAGCAGGGGATAAAAAGGTTCATCAAGAATCTCTGGACGTTCTACAGTGGCACTAA